A stretch of the Polluticoccus soli genome encodes the following:
- a CDS encoding TonB-dependent receptor plug domain-containing protein, with protein sequence MKRLVLAGLLCLFFQHNAFAQVTDTNRLQEVVISGIEATTSRQSCLNIVPLSRTELEFTSPNNLSDALSTVPGINQMRTGIAISKPVIRGLYGNRVLVLLSGLRFDNQQFQDEHGLGLSQIGIDRVEVIKGPASILYGTDAVGGIINIIEETPDLQGKFLDVNTRMYSNTLGTLTNVGYSSLKNNKWWRIRAGIETHADYLDGKGDRVLNSRNNGYYLKAGYGFKKGSWEQNNAYNFSYSQMGFIMEGLPQFFDEDNRGARAMSGPHHNVLLNVFSSQNTFDLKSSKLKINAGIQSNRRKEDEGGGEISLDMHLLSLLENARWEKPVSNNLQFVVNQQLTYENNTNYGKRILIPDAQMAENNLGAFLHYNLNKVVIEAGAGYNYKRIQTFKTGILNVGNDNTPDTSLGPISNNRGSFNMIAGLSYSPARWLLVKSNIATGNRAPNLAELSSNGLHEGTYRAEIGNPVLDMEQNINGDLEIELTGKKLFVSASGFYNHFANYIYLTLSEEPDWYGFPRYRYIQQDATLYGGEMIATVTPLNNLNIKETFSAVKGEFTTGGNLPFIPAFRSVSSVNYSRSDNTGRQLFFVEPELEYVFPQNDPAQFETTTVDYALVNIHAGTTARIKGNNVRLQASCKNLLDKAYTDHLSRIKYYGLYNQGINFIISASLQLKVK encoded by the coding sequence ATGAAGAGATTGGTTCTGGCCGGGCTGTTATGCCTATTTTTTCAACACAACGCGTTCGCACAGGTAACTGATACCAACAGGTTGCAGGAAGTGGTTATTTCAGGCATTGAGGCCACTACCTCCAGGCAATCATGCCTAAATATTGTTCCCCTTTCCCGAACAGAACTGGAATTCACCTCTCCTAATAACCTTTCTGACGCATTGTCGACGGTACCCGGTATCAACCAGATGCGCACAGGCATTGCCATCAGCAAACCAGTTATTCGTGGCCTGTATGGCAACCGCGTTTTGGTGTTGCTTTCCGGTTTGCGGTTCGACAATCAGCAATTCCAGGACGAACATGGACTTGGACTTTCGCAAATAGGTATAGACCGGGTAGAGGTCATCAAAGGCCCGGCATCTATTTTATATGGTACCGATGCTGTTGGCGGCATTATCAATATCATTGAAGAAACACCCGATCTGCAAGGCAAATTTCTCGATGTCAACACCAGGATGTATTCTAATACGCTCGGCACTTTAACCAATGTCGGCTATTCTTCCCTGAAAAACAATAAATGGTGGCGTATTAGGGCTGGTATCGAAACACATGCAGACTATTTAGACGGCAAGGGTGATCGTGTGCTGAACTCACGTAACAATGGCTATTATCTTAAAGCGGGCTATGGTTTCAAGAAAGGATCGTGGGAGCAAAACAATGCTTACAACTTTTCCTATAGCCAGATGGGCTTTATCATGGAAGGGCTACCCCAGTTTTTTGATGAAGACAACCGGGGCGCGCGCGCTATGAGCGGTCCTCACCACAATGTCCTACTCAACGTATTCAGTTCGCAAAACACATTTGATTTAAAGAGTTCGAAACTTAAAATAAATGCAGGCATACAGAGCAACCGCCGAAAAGAGGATGAAGGTGGCGGAGAAATAAGTCTTGATATGCATTTGCTATCATTGCTGGAAAACGCGCGATGGGAAAAACCAGTTAGCAACAACCTGCAATTCGTAGTCAACCAGCAACTGACGTACGAAAACAATACCAATTACGGGAAACGCATTCTAATACCAGATGCACAGATGGCCGAGAATAATCTCGGTGCATTTCTTCATTATAACTTAAACAAAGTAGTTATCGAAGCTGGCGCCGGGTATAATTACAAGCGCATTCAGACATTCAAAACAGGTATCCTTAACGTGGGTAATGATAATACACCGGATACTTCTTTAGGACCTATAAGTAATAACCGGGGTTCATTCAATATGATCGCCGGACTTAGTTACAGCCCTGCCCGATGGTTGCTTGTAAAAAGCAATATCGCGACGGGTAACCGCGCACCAAACCTGGCCGAATTATCGTCGAATGGATTGCACGAAGGCACCTACAGGGCCGAAATTGGCAATCCAGTGCTGGACATGGAACAAAACATAAACGGAGATCTGGAGATAGAACTGACCGGCAAAAAGCTCTTTGTTTCCGCTTCGGGATTTTATAACCACTTTGCCAACTACATCTACCTCACACTATCAGAAGAGCCAGACTGGTATGGATTTCCGCGATACCGTTACATACAGCAGGATGCAACATTATATGGAGGCGAAATGATCGCTACAGTAACACCGCTAAACAACCTTAACATCAAAGAAACCTTCTCCGCGGTGAAAGGAGAGTTCACAACCGGAGGCAATCTTCCATTTATCCCGGCATTTAGGTCAGTGTCATCAGTTAACTATAGCAGATCTGATAACACCGGACGCCAATTATTTTTTGTTGAGCCAGAGCTGGAATATGTTTTTCCTCAAAATGATCCCGCACAATTTGAGACAACGACTGTTGATTATGCCCTGGTGAACATCCATGCAGGCACGACCGCGCGAATAAAAGGTAACAACGTTCGCCTACAGGCCTCCTGTAAAAATCTGCTTGATAAAGCTTACACGGATCACTTGTCCCGAATAAAATACTATGGGTTATACAACCAGGGCATTAATTTCATAATTTCAGCCAGCCTTCAGCTCAAGGTGAAGTAA
- a CDS encoding (Fe-S)-binding protein has product MHIKSMAEYMANGETPEVLFWVGCAGSFDQRAQRITKAFAQILDKVGVKFAILGKEEMCTGDPARRAGNEFLFQMMAYNNIQTLNGYEVKKIVTACPHCFNIIKNEYPPLGGNYEVIHHTTFLQQLINDGRVKLKGGGEFKGKKITYHDSCYLGRGNGIYEAPREVLAALDVELIEMKRCRTNGLCCGAGGAQMFKEEEAGNTRVNFDRSSEAIETGANIIAANCPFCTTMLTDGVKNKEKEDSVAVLDIAEMVARSLAD; this is encoded by the coding sequence ATGCATATAAAATCGATGGCCGAGTATATGGCTAACGGCGAAACTCCCGAAGTATTGTTTTGGGTTGGATGCGCGGGCAGCTTTGACCAAAGGGCGCAAAGGATAACAAAAGCTTTTGCCCAGATACTCGACAAGGTGGGTGTAAAATTTGCTATCCTTGGTAAGGAAGAAATGTGTACCGGCGACCCTGCTCGTCGTGCAGGCAACGAGTTTCTTTTCCAGATGATGGCTTACAACAATATCCAGACATTGAATGGATATGAAGTAAAGAAAATAGTTACAGCTTGCCCGCATTGCTTTAACATTATCAAGAACGAATACCCCCCTCTAGGTGGAAACTACGAAGTTATTCACCACACTACTTTCCTTCAGCAGTTAATAAATGATGGACGGGTAAAGTTGAAAGGCGGTGGCGAATTCAAAGGCAAAAAGATCACCTACCATGACAGCTGCTACCTGGGTAGGGGCAATGGCATATATGAAGCGCCCCGTGAAGTACTGGCAGCGCTGGATGTGGAGCTGATAGAAATGAAGCGTTGCCGTACTAATGGCCTTTGCTGCGGCGCCGGTGGCGCACAGATGTTCAAGGAGGAAGAGGCCGGTAATACCCGTGTCAACTTCGATCGCTCTTCAGAGGCTATTGAAACAGGTGCTAACATAATAGCAGCTAACTGTCCTTTCTGCACTACTATGCTGACAGATGGTGTAAAAAACAAAGAGAAGGAAGACAGCGTTGCCGTTCTGGACATAGCTGAAATGGTAGCCCGCTCACTGGCAGACTAA
- a CDS encoding (Fe-S)-binding protein — MQLIQQIAFIILAGVSIFLFAKKVGEIRRNILLGRDEDLNDNPGQRWKNMTLLALGQQKMFKKPLPAFLHLAVYAGFIIINIEILEILLDGVLGHHRLFAAPLGSLYAVLIGFFEILAVLVLVSCLIFLGRRNITKVRRLNLKELNGWPRNDANIILITEVILMSLFLTMNTADLVLQSRGAEHYTITSQFWITSNFTGMFENLSNETLIGIERTGWWLHIIGVLIFMNYLPYSKHFHIILAFPNAYYMRLKPQGEMKNMKEIQNEVLYMMQPELAPAAPTDGSQPVQQRFGAKDIMDLSWKNLLDAYSCTECGRCTAACPANLTGKALSPRKIMMDTRDRLEEVGENINKNKTFQDDGKSLVHDYITVEELRACTTCQACVEACPVGIEPLDIIQQLRRYLVMEESNSPQEWNLMFGNVENNMAPWKFSPDERDKWAEELNAQA; from the coding sequence ATGCAGCTTATTCAGCAGATAGCTTTTATCATACTCGCGGGCGTTTCCATTTTCTTATTTGCAAAAAAGGTCGGCGAGATCCGTCGCAACATATTGCTGGGACGGGATGAGGACTTGAACGACAACCCCGGCCAACGATGGAAGAACATGACGCTTTTGGCACTTGGACAGCAAAAAATGTTCAAAAAGCCGCTACCAGCTTTTTTGCACCTTGCGGTTTATGCAGGCTTCATTATCATCAATATCGAAATTCTTGAAATATTACTGGATGGTGTACTTGGGCATCATAGACTGTTTGCCGCACCCCTAGGCTCTTTGTATGCCGTACTAATAGGTTTTTTTGAAATACTTGCTGTATTGGTGCTTGTATCATGTCTTATTTTCCTCGGTAGGAGAAACATCACAAAGGTGCGTCGCCTTAATCTGAAGGAGCTGAATGGATGGCCTCGCAATGATGCTAATATCATCCTTATTACTGAGGTGATATTGATGAGTCTATTCCTGACCATGAACACAGCCGACCTTGTACTGCAAAGCCGTGGCGCCGAACATTATACTATTACCTCACAGTTCTGGATCACGAGCAATTTCACAGGCATGTTTGAGAACTTGTCGAATGAAACATTGATCGGTATAGAGCGCACAGGTTGGTGGTTGCACATTATAGGCGTGCTGATCTTCATGAACTACCTGCCATATTCAAAACACTTCCACATTATCCTGGCTTTCCCAAATGCATACTACATGCGCCTGAAACCACAGGGTGAGATGAAGAACATGAAGGAGATACAGAATGAAGTGTTGTATATGATGCAACCAGAACTGGCTCCTGCTGCTCCAACCGATGGCTCTCAGCCCGTACAGCAGCGTTTTGGCGCTAAGGATATAATGGACTTGAGCTGGAAAAACCTATTGGATGCTTACTCGTGCACAGAGTGTGGTCGCTGTACTGCAGCCTGTCCTGCTAACCTAACAGGCAAAGCACTTTCGCCACGCAAAATAATGATGGATACTCGCGACAGGCTGGAAGAAGTGGGTGAAAATATTAACAAGAATAAGACGTTCCAGGACGATGGCAAATCACTTGTGCATGATTATATCACAGTTGAAGAACTGAGAGCATGTACTACCTGCCAGGCATGTGTTGAAGCATGTCCTGTGGGTATAGAGCCGCTTGATATCATTCAACAACTTCGCCGCTATCTGGTGATGGAAGAAAGTAACAGTCCGCAGGAATGGAACCTCATGTTCGGTAACGTAGAGAACAACATGGCTCCCTGGAAGTTTAGCCCCGACGAACGCGACAAATGGGCAGAAGAATTGAACGCACAAGCTTAA
- a CDS encoding SulP family inorganic anion transporter produces MFTPKLFSTLKTYNQQQLGRDVLAGLVVAIVALPLAIAFSIASGVSPEKGLYTAVIAGFIISAFGGSRVQIGGPTGAFIVVVYGIVQVHGFNGLVIATFMAGIMLIMMGLARLGSVIKYLPYPLITGFTSGIALIIFASQVKDFLGLKIKAVPVEFIDKWTSYAENVHTVNPYSLLISITTAAMIMLSPRFSRKIPGSLIALVLTTIAVQWLQLPVETIGSRFGAIPSLLPKPSLPHIDYATIKQLIQPAFTIALLGGIESLLSAVVADGMIGGNHKSNIELVAQGAANIGSSIFGGIPATGAIARTATNVKNGGRTPIAGMVHAISLAMIMLFAGKYATLIPMATLAGILVVVAYNMSEWENFISFLKGPKSDRLVLLVTFVLTVLVDLTVAIEIGMVLAAFLFLRHMIKSSNVTVLSKTEEDKDQTDLASIPRDVEVFEIAGPLFFGAAYKFKEAMKLLEKPASVLIIRMRQVPNIDATGLKILSDIHKDAVRHKTKLILSEVHSDEIRNELKATRLLFAIGKANVTGTFTQAIERSKVIMNK; encoded by the coding sequence ATGTTCACTCCAAAACTGTTTAGCACTTTAAAAACTTACAACCAACAGCAGTTGGGTAGAGATGTGCTGGCAGGCCTGGTCGTTGCTATCGTAGCCTTGCCGCTGGCAATTGCATTCTCCATCGCATCCGGGGTTTCTCCCGAGAAAGGTTTATACACGGCAGTCATCGCAGGTTTTATCATTTCAGCATTTGGCGGCAGCAGGGTGCAAATAGGTGGCCCCACCGGTGCATTTATCGTGGTTGTTTATGGTATAGTGCAGGTACATGGCTTCAACGGCCTGGTGATCGCCACGTTTATGGCAGGCATCATGCTAATTATGATGGGCCTGGCGCGCCTTGGCTCTGTCATTAAATACCTTCCATATCCGTTGATTACGGGATTTACAAGCGGAATTGCCCTGATAATCTTCGCATCACAGGTAAAAGACTTTTTAGGACTGAAAATAAAAGCAGTCCCGGTAGAGTTCATTGACAAGTGGACAAGCTACGCAGAGAACGTTCATACGGTAAATCCATATTCACTACTCATTTCTATCACCACTGCTGCAATGATAATGCTCTCGCCAAGATTTTCGCGGAAAATACCGGGATCGCTGATAGCATTGGTTCTGACAACTATTGCCGTGCAGTGGTTGCAATTGCCCGTAGAAACCATTGGGAGTCGATTTGGAGCGATCCCTTCCCTGTTGCCGAAACCCTCCTTGCCTCATATCGATTATGCAACCATTAAACAGCTCATCCAACCTGCTTTCACGATAGCCTTACTTGGTGGCATTGAATCCCTACTCTCGGCAGTTGTAGCAGACGGCATGATAGGAGGAAATCATAAATCCAATATCGAATTAGTAGCCCAAGGTGCGGCCAACATAGGCTCCTCTATCTTTGGCGGCATCCCTGCGACCGGCGCTATCGCCCGCACGGCAACCAATGTAAAAAACGGAGGACGCACGCCCATCGCAGGCATGGTTCACGCCATCTCGCTCGCAATGATCATGTTGTTCGCCGGAAAATACGCTACACTCATACCTATGGCTACCCTTGCGGGAATATTGGTTGTAGTAGCTTACAACATGAGCGAATGGGAGAATTTTATTTCCTTTCTGAAAGGCCCCAAGAGTGACCGTCTTGTACTGCTGGTCACATTCGTGCTTACAGTACTTGTTGACCTCACAGTAGCCATTGAAATAGGAATGGTACTGGCAGCCTTTCTTTTCTTACGCCATATGATCAAGAGCAGCAACGTAACTGTCTTATCAAAAACGGAGGAAGATAAAGACCAAACCGACCTGGCGTCAATTCCCCGGGACGTGGAAGTGTTTGAGATCGCCGGTCCGTTATTCTTTGGCGCGGCCTACAAGTTCAAAGAAGCAATGAAACTTCTGGAGAAACCTGCCAGTGTATTGATCATACGGATGCGGCAAGTACCTAATATCGATGCAACAGGCTTAAAAATACTCAGCGACATTCATAAAGATGCTGTAAGGCATAAGACTAAGTTGATCTTGTCGGAGGTACACAGCGATGAGATCAGGAATGAACTGAAAGCTACCCGATTACTATTTGCGATCGGCAAAGCAAATGTCACTGGTACGTTTACCCAGGCGATTGAACGGAGTAAAGTAATAATGAACAAGTAA
- a CDS encoding alkylphosphonate utilization protein, whose amino-acid sequence MSTTISDKLRQRCNDICELCNTETAALAYAVSPRNNDVIENEVALCNTCASAIDNENMAMDWHCLAGSIWNTEPSVQALSYRLLYKHKAEEWASEIMSSVDLDETVVQWGLNAFEVSPVHRDSNGTELNNGDTIVLIQGLNVKGANFMAPKGAIVRKIKLVPDNTDQIEGKINEQTIVILTKYVRKS is encoded by the coding sequence ATGAGTACGACCATCAGCGATAAATTGAGACAACGCTGCAACGACATTTGTGAATTGTGCAATACAGAAACTGCTGCATTAGCCTACGCGGTCAGCCCACGAAACAATGACGTAATAGAAAACGAGGTAGCACTTTGCAACACCTGCGCATCGGCAATTGACAATGAAAATATGGCGATGGATTGGCATTGCCTGGCTGGCAGTATTTGGAACACGGAACCAAGTGTTCAGGCATTAAGCTACAGGCTGCTCTACAAGCACAAAGCTGAAGAATGGGCAAGTGAAATCATGAGTTCCGTTGATTTGGATGAAACTGTGGTTCAATGGGGACTAAACGCTTTCGAGGTATCACCTGTACACAGAGATAGCAATGGCACCGAATTAAACAACGGGGATACCATCGTTCTTATACAAGGCCTGAATGTAAAGGGAGCAAATTTTATGGCGCCAAAGGGAGCGATCGTAAGAAAAATCAAGCTGGTACCTGATAACACCGACCAGATCGAAGGAAAAATAAACGAGCAAACCATTGTTATACTAACAAAGTACGTTCGAAAATCTTGA
- a CDS encoding methyltransferase domain-containing protein — translation MPSRFLQPGATNSLLSDQWFNEQYPPSIAALTERHWTPLIVAKRAAEFLATGNQVRILDIGSGVGKFCLSAAHFAPHALFFGIEQRKRLVHYADKARESLGLENVSFIHGNFTQIDFKDYDHFYFYNSFYENLDGTDKIDDSIEYSGELFNYYNRYLYRQLDARSPGTRLVTYHSLEDELPPSYHLADCMMNDLLKFWVKA, via the coding sequence ATGCCGTCAAGGTTTCTGCAACCGGGTGCAACAAACAGCCTTCTTTCAGACCAATGGTTCAATGAACAGTACCCACCATCTATCGCCGCATTGACGGAACGGCACTGGACACCTTTGATAGTCGCCAAAAGAGCTGCCGAGTTTTTGGCGACAGGCAACCAGGTTCGCATTCTCGACATCGGCAGCGGCGTCGGCAAATTCTGCTTATCAGCCGCGCATTTTGCACCACACGCGTTGTTTTTCGGAATAGAACAAAGAAAGCGCCTGGTCCATTACGCTGACAAAGCAAGGGAATCTCTCGGACTCGAAAATGTGTCTTTTATTCACGGCAACTTCACACAAATAGACTTCAAAGATTACGACCATTTCTACTTCTACAACTCATTCTATGAAAACCTTGACGGCACCGATAAAATAGATGATAGCATAGAATACTCCGGCGAACTATTTAATTATTATAACCGTTACCTATACCGTCAATTAGACGCAAGGTCGCCAGGCACACGGTTGGTAACTTATCACAGCCTCGAAGACGAACTTCCCCCAAGTTATCACCTCGCAGATTGTATGATGAACGACCTGTTAAAGTTCTGGGTAAAAGCTTGA
- a CDS encoding glycine cleavage system protein H — protein MLLDEAQLTTCYFTKDYEWIRFDDSTAYVGVCDFKLIGITDIQKIELVIPARDGKQGDLVANIISEDYSIPVHMPVGGRFIESNQALISSPNTLLQSAQTSGWIIKIQPLLPYAAAELLDESEYSKKQTRMKTSI, from the coding sequence ATGCTACTTGATGAAGCCCAGCTGACTACCTGCTACTTTACAAAGGATTATGAATGGATCAGATTTGATGACTCCACAGCTTACGTCGGAGTTTGCGACTTCAAGCTCATCGGGATAACCGACATACAAAAAATTGAGTTGGTCATACCTGCCAGGGATGGCAAACAAGGTGACTTAGTTGCCAATATTATCTCTGAAGATTATAGCATTCCGGTACACATGCCGGTGGGCGGCCGGTTCATAGAGAGCAATCAAGCCCTTATTAGTTCACCAAATACTCTGCTACAGAGTGCCCAAACAAGCGGCTGGATAATCAAAATTCAGCCATTATTGCCGTACGCAGCCGCAGAATTACTGGATGAAAGTGAATACTCGAAGAAACAAACCCGAATGAAAACAAGCATTTGA
- a CDS encoding Crp/Fnr family transcriptional regulator, whose amino-acid sequence MSLKGIFPIDRWDFNSQKILADLSDKDWDNLMAHARKEKYKKGQIVFREGAQPTSIFYIHTGTVKKYKIDNDGKEHIVYVASAGELIGYHAALADEVYPDAAAALEDSVVDVIPVADFLSTLDRSPAFSRKLLKTLSHEFAVYINNLSVFAQRPVRERVAIALIVLREKYKQGVKPGAPVMISISRDDIANMAGTTRENVARFLTEFKQEKIIDTIGRKILITNVRKLAEVSNYS is encoded by the coding sequence ATGAGCCTGAAAGGAATTTTTCCGATAGACAGATGGGACTTTAATTCTCAGAAGATACTTGCGGATCTAAGCGATAAAGACTGGGACAATTTGATGGCTCATGCAAGAAAGGAGAAATATAAAAAAGGTCAGATCGTTTTCAGGGAAGGGGCTCAGCCCACAAGTATTTTTTATATCCACACCGGAACGGTAAAGAAGTATAAGATAGATAACGACGGGAAGGAACACATTGTTTATGTTGCCAGTGCCGGGGAACTTATAGGGTATCATGCCGCTTTGGCAGATGAAGTTTATCCTGATGCAGCTGCTGCACTGGAAGACAGTGTTGTCGATGTTATCCCGGTAGCAGATTTTCTTTCGACACTTGATCGTTCCCCGGCATTTTCAAGAAAACTTTTGAAGACGCTTAGCCATGAGTTTGCCGTATATATAAACAATTTATCAGTCTTTGCTCAAAGGCCGGTAAGAGAAAGGGTAGCGATAGCCTTGATCGTTTTGAGGGAAAAGTATAAACAAGGGGTCAAACCAGGAGCTCCTGTTATGATAAGCATATCCAGGGATGACATTGCTAATATGGCTGGAACGACCCGCGAGAACGTAGCGAGATTCCTCACGGAGTTCAAGCAAGAGAAGATAATAGATACCATAGGAAGGAAGATATTGATAACTAACGTCCGAAAATTGGCAGAGGTATCAAATTACTCGTGA
- a CDS encoding DUF983 domain-containing protein encodes MQHRNSFILPDILNGKCPKCRRGNIYLNKGVFPLGGSLKTVDHCPDCRQKINVSDNAPGINYALSVVVYFFGFVLYACIWGITYKDNSFITSFLFSTAIVVLLQPWLMRLSKTIYIYLFTKFG; translated from the coding sequence ATGCAGCACCGCAACTCCTTCATTCTGCCAGATATTTTGAATGGTAAATGCCCAAAGTGCAGAAGGGGGAATATTTATTTAAACAAGGGCGTTTTCCCTTTAGGTGGCTCGCTCAAAACAGTTGATCATTGTCCTGATTGCAGGCAAAAGATAAATGTAAGCGATAATGCTCCCGGTATAAACTATGCGCTAAGTGTCGTTGTCTACTTTTTCGGATTTGTCTTGTATGCCTGCATCTGGGGAATAACTTATAAGGACAATAGCTTTATCACCTCGTTTTTATTTTCAACAGCAATTGTTGTTTTGTTGCAACCCTGGTTGATGCGACTGTCCAAAACCATTTACATCTATTTATTCACTAAGTTCGGGTAG